From the genome of Yersinia enterocolitica, one region includes:
- the bcsA gene encoding cellulose synthase catalytic subunit (UDP-forming) has product MKKIQFYLLLLLLLPIAILVVVTPMDSEKQYIFALFSIAAFFLLGISKSRKVTIVMTVLSFLMSSRYIYWRTTETLHFGSVTETILGILLYSAELYIWIILSLSYLQTIWPLKRTIEPLPENTDLWPTVDVYIPTYNESLDVVRDTILAAQCIDYPKEKIKIYVLDDGKRTEFAVFAADVGVGYITRNDNRHAKAGNLNHAMKITQGELICVFDCDHVATRGFLQATVGGFLVDKRLALLQTPHYFYSPDPFERNLSTGRSVPNEGALFYGPIQQGNDNWNAAFFCGSCAVIRRKALDEIGGFAVETVTEDSHTALKLQRLGWNSAFISIPLAAGLATERLALHVIQRTRWARGMTQIFRVDNPLLGRGLSLPQRLCYLNAMIYYQFGLPRVVFLLAPLGYLLFNQSIIASSAELIFAYVLPHLIMSIAINSRSNGRFRYSFWGEVYETVMAFHLVIPTIVTMISPKRGKFNVTDKGDLLDKSYFDFNIVRPHIIAVVLMLLGIIWGLVRVALPDYFGVNPNVIALNIAWATFSVILLFAAISVARETRQTRKTIRIDVQLPAIIHYSNGISLRTHTLDLSMGGVRLAIKDQHFPTEGIEEVELMLQRGAVSLPVTLIDVELGAVRLMFGDIPLVKRRELVRIVLARADAWITEPYPQDRPLHSLLSIIRCAFELFYLPWKQRRARKRKLALQKKGNAA; this is encoded by the coding sequence ATGAAGAAAATTCAATTTTATCTTCTGTTGTTACTGTTATTGCCAATCGCTATCTTGGTTGTTGTTACACCAATGGACAGTGAGAAGCAGTACATTTTTGCATTATTCAGCATTGCTGCGTTCTTTTTACTTGGCATAAGTAAAAGCAGAAAAGTAACAATAGTAATGACAGTATTGTCATTTTTGATGTCATCCCGATATATTTATTGGCGCACGACTGAAACGCTTCATTTTGGTTCTGTAACCGAGACAATATTAGGCATACTTCTTTATAGTGCAGAACTTTACATCTGGATTATTCTAAGTCTTAGTTATTTACAGACTATTTGGCCATTAAAACGAACGATTGAACCGCTGCCTGAGAATACCGATTTATGGCCAACGGTTGATGTTTACATTCCTACCTATAATGAAAGTCTGGATGTGGTTAGAGATACGATTCTGGCAGCCCAATGTATTGATTACCCAAAAGAAAAAATAAAAATATATGTATTGGATGACGGAAAACGAACTGAGTTCGCTGTATTTGCTGCGGATGTAGGGGTTGGTTATATCACTCGAAATGATAACCGTCATGCTAAAGCCGGTAACCTTAACCATGCGATGAAGATTACGCAGGGGGAGTTAATCTGCGTTTTTGATTGTGACCACGTAGCTACCCGCGGTTTTTTACAGGCCACGGTGGGTGGGTTCCTGGTTGATAAGCGGTTGGCGTTGCTCCAGACGCCACACTACTTTTACTCCCCCGATCCGTTTGAGCGCAATCTATCAACAGGCCGTTCTGTTCCTAATGAAGGGGCCCTTTTTTATGGCCCTATTCAGCAAGGGAACGATAACTGGAATGCGGCATTTTTCTGCGGTTCTTGTGCTGTTATTCGCCGTAAGGCATTAGATGAAATTGGTGGTTTTGCGGTAGAAACAGTCACCGAAGACTCCCATACTGCGCTGAAATTACAGCGTTTAGGTTGGAACTCAGCCTTTATTTCCATCCCACTCGCCGCGGGGCTGGCGACTGAACGTTTGGCGTTACATGTGATCCAACGGACCCGTTGGGCGCGGGGGATGACACAAATTTTCCGTGTGGATAATCCCTTGTTAGGGCGTGGGCTGAGCCTTCCTCAGCGTTTGTGTTATCTCAACGCCATGATTTATTACCAATTTGGTTTGCCACGCGTGGTCTTTTTACTCGCGCCACTGGGCTATCTTCTCTTTAACCAGAGTATTATTGCCTCGTCAGCCGAATTGATTTTCGCCTATGTTTTGCCCCATTTAATTATGTCTATTGCCATCAACTCACGCAGTAATGGCCGCTTCCGCTACTCTTTCTGGGGTGAAGTTTATGAAACCGTAATGGCATTCCATTTGGTTATTCCAACCATCGTTACGATGATTTCACCAAAACGTGGCAAGTTTAACGTGACGGATAAAGGCGACCTACTGGATAAGAGTTATTTCGATTTCAATATTGTTCGACCGCATATTATTGCAGTTGTTCTGATGTTGCTCGGCATTATATGGGGATTAGTGCGCGTAGCATTGCCAGATTATTTTGGTGTTAATCCGAATGTAATTGCACTTAATATCGCCTGGGCTACTTTCAGTGTCATTCTATTATTTGCGGCTATTTCTGTTGCGCGCGAGACTCGTCAGACACGTAAAACGATCCGCATTGACGTCCAGTTACCGGCCATTATTCATTATAGTAATGGCATATCACTGCGTACTCACACCCTGGACTTGTCAATGGGCGGGGTTCGTCTGGCGATTAAAGACCAACATTTCCCAACTGAGGGTATTGAAGAGGTGGAGCTGATGTTACAACGCGGTGCTGTCAGTCTACCTGTCACGCTTATTGATGTTGAACTCGGTGCTGTGCGGTTGATGTTTGGTGATATTCCACTGGTTAAACGTCGGGAACTGGTTCGTATTGTGTTGGCCCGTGCAGATGCCTGGATTACCGAGCCTTATCCTCAGGATCGACCATTACATTCATTACTCAGCATTATTCGTTGTGCGTTTGAACTCTTTTATCTGCCGTGGAAGCAACGTCGGGCTAGAAAAAGAAAGCTGGCCCTCCAGAAAAAAGGAAATGCGGCATGA
- a CDS encoding cellulose biosynthesis protein BcsO, which translates to MNKYDDIKQFKDKIDMHDIDYKEISEKEVQADAFSWPLIKQLASQDNDSFLENGRTIQPTPQLVSATEFAEPDVLNVMSEPHAINSDPLLNTEVTNRPAAMRSLFPAPPVAHTLAPQPVNLNEPAIPQAVSKPILTTQFSSSPTGPLESGKKTEFKNIFSQKEPPKEQVVFAESSRDIPLQTLLESIALCR; encoded by the coding sequence ATGAATAAATATGATGATATTAAGCAGTTCAAAGATAAAATAGACATGCACGATATTGATTATAAAGAAATTTCTGAAAAAGAAGTTCAAGCGGATGCTTTTTCATGGCCGCTTATTAAACAGTTGGCTTCACAAGACAATGATTCATTTTTAGAAAATGGTCGAACTATACAGCCGACACCTCAGCTTGTTTCAGCCACTGAGTTCGCCGAGCCTGATGTGTTAAACGTGATGAGTGAACCTCACGCTATAAATAGTGATCCTCTGCTAAATACCGAGGTAACAAACCGGCCAGCCGCAATGCGATCACTGTTTCCTGCGCCACCGGTTGCCCATACTCTAGCTCCGCAGCCAGTCAATTTAAACGAACCTGCTATACCGCAAGCGGTTTCTAAACCTATACTTACGACACAATTTTCATCCTCACCAACTGGCCCGTTGGAATCAGGTAAAAAAACTGAATTTAAAAACATTTTTTCACAAAAAGAACCACCAAAAGAGCAGGTTGTTTTTGCCGAGTCATCGCGGGATATTCCTTTACAAACGTTGTTAGAGAGCATCGCCTTATGCCGTTAG
- a CDS encoding N-acetyltransferase, giving the protein MMPQAKLMHSAGSFRCEQLEKNLTLSLGLDGSAVLHSPGPLPPGWLVPALDQLFVAAPQLTGIALPYAEWREEPQAQAVFALSYGDYLARDLFYQLPLWLGAERHRATDQMQYDAERDIWFPQRAARPNGEVYRRFDPHIKHTLSFRLPEIDRDTEQFTRWMNSPRVDAFWEMSGPLEVQAAYLQRQLDSHYCYPLLGCFDDQPFGYFEVYWAAEDRIGRHYRWQPFDRGLHMLVGEERWRGAQYIRSWLRGLTHYLYLDEPRTTRVVAEPRADNQRLFRHLPAAGYHTLKEFDFPHKRSRLIVNQRADFFQEGTV; this is encoded by the coding sequence ATGATGCCACAAGCTAAGTTGATGCACTCCGCAGGCAGTTTTCGCTGTGAACAGTTGGAAAAAAATCTGACCCTCAGCTTAGGGTTGGACGGCAGCGCGGTATTGCACTCACCCGGACCATTGCCACCAGGCTGGCTGGTACCGGCATTGGATCAGTTGTTCGTTGCTGCACCGCAATTAACCGGTATTGCGTTGCCCTATGCAGAGTGGCGGGAAGAGCCGCAAGCACAGGCCGTGTTTGCCTTGAGCTATGGCGACTATCTGGCACGGGATCTATTTTATCAACTACCACTGTGGCTGGGAGCGGAACGCCATCGGGCGACTGATCAGATGCAGTATGACGCCGAGCGAGATATCTGGTTCCCACAACGTGCTGCGCGCCCTAACGGCGAAGTTTATCGCCGTTTCGATCCGCACATTAAACATACCCTGAGCTTCCGCTTACCGGAAATTGATCGCGACACAGAGCAGTTTACCCGCTGGATGAACTCGCCGCGCGTAGATGCTTTTTGGGAAATGAGTGGCCCGCTTGAGGTTCAGGCAGCGTATCTGCAACGTCAGTTGGATTCGCATTATTGCTATCCGCTCTTGGGTTGCTTTGACGATCAACCTTTTGGTTATTTCGAAGTTTATTGGGCAGCAGAAGACCGGATTGGTCGCCATTACCGTTGGCAGCCTTTTGATCGTGGACTACACATGCTGGTAGGTGAAGAGCGCTGGCGAGGAGCGCAATACATCCGCAGTTGGTTACGTGGCCTGACACACTATCTGTATCTGGATGAACCACGCACAACCCGGGTAGTAGCTGAGCCACGCGCCGATAACCAGCGCCTGTTCCGCCACCTGCCTGCCGCGGGCTACCACACCTTGAAAGAGTTTGATTTCCCGCATAAACGCTCGCGGCTGATAGTGAATCAGCGCGCAGATTTCTTCCAAGAGGGTACGGTATGA
- the yhjQ gene encoding cellulose synthase operon protein YhjQ, whose protein sequence is MPLVCVCSPKGGVGKTTFAANLAHSLARSGSKVLLIDFDVQNALRLHFGVPLSDERGYVSESGNASDWSQFILKAGTNTFVLPYGEVDEAKRLAFEHELTADPHFLQRGLHSVLNYPGLVVIADFPPGPSPALKAMQGIADMHLVVMLADTASLSLLPQIEKGKLIGAPLDNKMGTYFVVNQSDNRRQLSHDVSQFFEQRLGDKLLGMIHRDECVPEANASQRSIIDFSPVSAAAFDIELISKKVAAILGIKIGGGEVYSTPKHDFY, encoded by the coding sequence ATGCCGTTAGTTTGTGTATGTTCACCGAAAGGTGGTGTCGGTAAAACTACTTTTGCAGCCAATTTGGCGCACTCACTGGCACGTAGTGGTAGCAAGGTTCTACTTATTGATTTCGATGTACAAAATGCTCTGCGCTTGCACTTTGGTGTCCCTTTGTCGGATGAACGTGGTTATGTTTCTGAGTCAGGTAATGCATCTGACTGGAGCCAATTTATCCTTAAAGCGGGAACGAATACCTTTGTCTTGCCTTATGGCGAGGTGGATGAAGCGAAACGTCTGGCTTTCGAGCATGAATTAACGGCTGATCCACATTTTTTACAACGGGGGCTACATTCAGTCCTCAATTATCCTGGATTAGTGGTTATCGCTGATTTTCCTCCGGGACCAAGCCCGGCGTTAAAAGCGATGCAAGGGATTGCGGATATGCATTTGGTGGTGATGTTGGCAGACACGGCATCTTTATCTTTATTACCTCAAATAGAGAAAGGCAAACTTATCGGCGCCCCTTTAGATAACAAAATGGGAACCTATTTTGTTGTTAATCAAAGTGATAATCGTCGTCAACTCAGCCATGATGTCTCACAATTCTTTGAGCAACGTCTGGGCGATAAATTGTTAGGAATGATTCATCGGGATGAATGTGTGCCAGAAGCGAATGCTTCTCAACGTTCAATTATTGATTTCAGCCCCGTGTCAGCTGCCGCATTTGATATTGAGCTTATTAGTAAAAAAGTTGCAGCTATTTTGGGAATAAAGATCGGCGGGGGGGAGGTTTACTCTACGCCTAAACATGACTTCTATTAA
- a CDS encoding aerobactin synthase IucA, which yields MTIQLETATTDVAAQCFLNALMRETRDWQILPTANNQPYPQLHIPLSSSQAIRIALRHISPTQHHHYLFPAYLYQQDDGAGTALGMEQLVTLLLDKPAVKGDLSDEVVTRFRQRVLESHDNTQQAINIRLDWPSLRDKPLNFAQAEQGLLVGHAFHPAPKSHEPFNEKEAHRYLPDFAARFPLRWFAVDKRFLRGESLTLTLQQRLQRFASESAPQLLAHFTDDIWLLPMHPWQADHLLSQEWCQQLVQLKALQDLGEAGERWLPTSSSRSLYSPSNRDMIKFSLSVRLTNSVRTLSVKEAKRGIRLARLAQTPRWQALQTRYPTFRVMQEDGWAGLCSADGTVQEESLMVLRDNLLFSQPDAQTNVLVTLTQAAPDGGDSLLVAAVRRLAARLNLPLRQATHCWLDAYCQQVLLPLFSTEADYGLVLLAHQQNILVEMQQDLPIGMLYRDCQGSGFTQDATPWLEEIGEAGAENRFTEQQLLRYFPYYLLVNSSLAVTAALAAAGFDSEENLMMRVRDALHNLRATAKNTLCLDYVLDSTHWNCKGNFFCYLHDHNENTIVDPAVIYFDFANPFRFPHQERLGVAQ from the coding sequence ATGACTATCCAGTTAGAAACCGCGACAACCGATGTGGCTGCGCAATGTTTCCTCAACGCATTGATGCGTGAAACCCGGGACTGGCAAATCCTTCCGACAGCAAACAATCAACCCTATCCACAGCTCCATATCCCTCTTTCATCGTCACAAGCTATTCGTATTGCTTTACGCCATATATCCCCAACACAACATCATCACTATCTGTTCCCAGCCTATCTATATCAGCAGGACGATGGGGCGGGTACGGCACTTGGCATGGAACAGTTGGTGACCTTGTTGTTGGATAAACCCGCAGTAAAAGGTGACCTGTCAGATGAGGTGGTTACACGTTTCCGCCAGCGGGTTCTGGAAAGTCATGACAACACCCAACAGGCTATCAATATTCGTCTGGATTGGCCGTCACTGCGTGATAAGCCACTCAATTTTGCTCAGGCTGAGCAAGGCTTATTGGTCGGTCATGCCTTCCATCCAGCGCCAAAATCCCATGAACCCTTCAATGAAAAAGAGGCCCATCGCTATCTGCCAGACTTTGCCGCTCGTTTTCCACTACGCTGGTTTGCCGTGGATAAACGCTTTTTGCGCGGTGAGAGTCTCACCCTGACACTGCAACAACGTCTGCAACGTTTTGCCAGCGAGAGTGCACCACAGCTACTGGCACACTTTACCGATGATATTTGGCTGCTGCCGATGCACCCCTGGCAGGCTGATCACCTGTTGTCCCAAGAGTGGTGTCAGCAGTTGGTACAACTGAAAGCACTGCAAGACTTGGGTGAAGCAGGTGAACGCTGGCTGCCGACCAGTTCCTCGCGTTCGCTGTATAGCCCATCAAATCGCGACATGATCAAGTTTTCCCTCAGTGTCCGCCTGACCAACTCGGTACGTACGCTATCGGTAAAAGAAGCTAAACGTGGAATTCGCTTGGCCCGCTTGGCTCAAACCCCGCGCTGGCAAGCACTACAAACGCGCTATCCAACCTTCAGGGTCATGCAGGAGGACGGTTGGGCCGGTTTATGTTCCGCTGATGGCACGGTGCAAGAGGAGAGTCTGATGGTGCTACGCGACAACCTGTTGTTCAGCCAGCCAGATGCTCAAACCAATGTGCTGGTCACCTTAACTCAGGCCGCGCCAGATGGAGGCGACAGTTTGCTGGTTGCCGCAGTGCGCCGTTTGGCGGCGCGTCTAAATCTTCCGTTACGCCAGGCCACCCACTGCTGGCTGGATGCCTATTGCCAACAGGTCTTATTACCACTGTTCAGCACCGAAGCTGATTACGGTTTGGTGCTATTAGCCCATCAGCAAAACATTCTGGTAGAAATGCAACAAGACTTGCCGATCGGTATGTTGTATCGCGACTGTCAGGGCAGCGGCTTTACCCAAGATGCCACACCGTGGCTGGAAGAAATTGGCGAAGCCGGAGCGGAAAACCGCTTCACTGAACAACAACTACTGCGCTATTTCCCCTATTACTTGCTAGTCAACTCCAGTCTGGCAGTAACCGCCGCATTAGCGGCTGCCGGTTTCGACAGCGAAGAGAATCTGATGATGCGGGTGCGCGACGCACTCCATAACCTGCGGGCTACGGCTAAAAATACCCTTTGTTTAGATTACGTACTCGATAGCACGCATTGGAACTGCAAGGGTAATTTCTTCTGTTATCTGCATGACCACAATGAAAATACCATCGTTGATCCGGCAGTTATCTACTTTGATTTCGCAAACCCATTTCGTTTCCCTCACCAAGAGCGCCTGGGAGTTGCCCAATGA
- a CDS encoding MFS transporter, protein MQISSQSETRSSGHIPSSNWPLAFCAGLLGIGQNGLLVMLPVLVSRTHLSLSVWAGLLTLGSMLFLIGSPWWGRQSEVRGCKFVVIMALAGYLLSFVLLTLAVWGLAAGWLPEMVGLGGLIVARIIYGLTVSGMVPACQTWALQRAVYEQRMAALATISSGLSCGRLLGPLCAALALSIHPMAPLWLMAIAPLIALLVVCCQYNDPPLPPVAHQQNHLRFSMLPYLLCALLLAAVVSLMQLGLAPHLNQLFRHSATMVSHHVAILLSVAAGCTLLAQFLVVRPQRFSPSQLLLVAALFMVGGLGLMCTQPLVLFYAGCALASFGAAMATPGYQLMLNDKLSTGKGSGVIATSHTLGYGMSALMVPLVAKFYGESQLIAAALMMAVLLGGISGWLWCQHRVTAHSAGE, encoded by the coding sequence ATGCAAATTTCATCACAGTCTGAAACACGTTCAAGCGGGCATATACCTTCTTCTAATTGGCCGTTAGCCTTTTGTGCCGGCTTGCTGGGGATTGGGCAGAACGGTTTATTGGTCATGTTACCGGTATTGGTTAGCAGAACACATCTGTCACTGTCGGTGTGGGCCGGTTTACTTACCCTCGGATCCATGCTGTTTTTGATCGGATCACCGTGGTGGGGACGGCAATCGGAGGTTCGTGGGTGTAAATTTGTGGTCATCATGGCGCTGGCTGGCTACTTGCTAAGTTTTGTGTTGTTGACGCTGGCGGTATGGGGCTTAGCAGCGGGATGGTTACCGGAGATGGTCGGGCTGGGTGGGCTGATTGTGGCACGTATTATCTATGGCCTGACAGTCTCAGGCATGGTGCCCGCCTGCCAGACCTGGGCCTTGCAGCGCGCAGTGTATGAGCAGCGCATGGCTGCATTAGCTACCATCAGTTCAGGCTTGAGTTGTGGTCGTCTTCTTGGCCCACTTTGTGCCGCTCTTGCCCTCTCAATACACCCAATGGCACCGCTGTGGTTGATGGCAATAGCACCATTGATCGCACTGTTGGTGGTCTGTTGCCAATACAATGATCCGCCATTGCCGCCGGTTGCACATCAACAAAATCATTTACGTTTCAGCATGCTACCCTATTTACTCTGTGCACTGCTGCTGGCGGCAGTTGTCAGCCTGATGCAGCTTGGTCTGGCACCGCATTTAAACCAATTATTCAGGCATTCAGCCACCATGGTGAGCCACCATGTGGCAATTTTGCTTAGCGTGGCCGCAGGTTGTACCTTGTTGGCTCAGTTTTTGGTGGTACGCCCCCAACGTTTCAGCCCCTCTCAGCTTCTGTTGGTGGCAGCGTTATTCATGGTAGGTGGTTTAGGATTGATGTGTACCCAGCCATTGGTATTATTCTATGCGGGGTGTGCGCTAGCTTCTTTCGGTGCGGCGATGGCAACGCCGGGTTACCAATTGATGCTGAACGATAAATTATCCACGGGCAAAGGTTCCGGGGTGATAGCGACCAGCCATACATTGGGTTATGGCATGAGTGCGTTGATGGTGCCGTTAGTAGCAAAATTTTACGGTGAGTCGCAGTTGATTGCTGCGGCTCTGATGATGGCCGTTCTGTTGGGCGGGATAAGTGGCTGGCTGTGGTGCCAGCATCGGGTCACAGCACATTCTGCGGGAGAGTAA
- a CDS encoding siderophore-interacting protein has translation MSGASSYRVFDIKLKVKENISPSLLRCVFEGPEVNRMKLEAPDQRIKLLLPADNGLITQVSKGDDWYRNYLTIPKEQRPIMRTYTLRALRAEQNEMDVEFVLHGVTGPASAWATHAKPGDAIQVVAPNAEYQSDSGGYEWIPPAQMMQALLIADETALPAAVAILEQLALQANPPHVQAFFEVPLVGDCINLKRFPFAQVYWLPRDTPHHPAHGSLLVDAVRQWVQIPAAAQVAAQSLAENSLGGDVLWERAEGASSFYAWVAAESSTVKALRRYLIGERCLGRTCVNFMAYWC, from the coding sequence ATGTCCGGCGCATCAAGCTACCGAGTTTTCGATATCAAATTGAAAGTAAAAGAAAATATCTCACCGTCACTGTTACGTTGCGTATTTGAAGGGCCAGAAGTCAATCGTATGAAACTTGAAGCGCCAGATCAGCGTATTAAGCTGCTATTGCCCGCAGACAACGGTCTGATTACTCAGGTATCAAAAGGCGACGATTGGTATCGTAATTACCTGACTATCCCGAAAGAGCAGCGACCGATAATGCGCACTTATACACTGCGTGCATTGCGTGCTGAGCAGAACGAGATGGACGTGGAATTTGTTTTGCACGGCGTGACCGGCCCAGCATCGGCTTGGGCAACACATGCCAAACCAGGCGATGCTATTCAGGTTGTTGCGCCGAATGCCGAGTATCAATCTGACAGTGGCGGTTATGAGTGGATCCCGCCAGCGCAGATGATGCAGGCGTTACTGATTGCCGACGAAACAGCATTACCGGCGGCGGTGGCTATTTTGGAACAGCTGGCATTACAAGCTAACCCTCCACATGTTCAAGCTTTTTTTGAGGTACCGCTGGTGGGTGATTGCATCAATCTTAAGCGATTTCCGTTTGCGCAGGTTTACTGGTTGCCACGTGATACGCCGCATCACCCCGCCCATGGCAGCTTGTTAGTTGACGCGGTACGTCAATGGGTACAAATTCCGGCTGCGGCGCAAGTCGCGGCACAATCATTAGCAGAGAATAGTCTGGGTGGTGATGTGTTATGGGAGCGAGCCGAAGGTGCCAGTAGTTTCTATGCCTGGGTGGCGGCTGAATCCTCAACAGTGAAAGCTTTGCGCCGCTATCTGATTGGTGAACGCTGTCTGGGTCGTACTTGCGTGAACTTTATGGCGTACTGGTGTTAA
- a CDS encoding cellulose biosynthesis cyclic di-GMP-binding regulatory protein BcsB: MKGILSKILPSLWFTGVVAACSLAFFPINGLAVDTNRIAGQEQQTEDAATAGDFPLLPRPNSDDSTAGAVAPAVDNYPQIASAPENRPLYDSTLPTPVVDNTVVVTRPASYNAIVNTTITIKDMGQPNGLLLSGGQLQSGIVFTLPNDLVITNAKLSLALKLSSELAGKNYSLQLMLNGQPLGTLPLTPSSENSAIYQVDVPAAMVVATNNLSMSITGDNTVLQCETDQLNKFWVSILPTSSIQLEGQQLNIGKNLGLFPRPFFDAMQMKETKVVMAFPANIRADVIGAAAGVASWFGYQANYRDIDFPVQFDSLPEGNGILFGKPGEHIGDFVLPQSTGPSLQLIDNPHNPVAKLLLVIGNNEEELRQAAWRLTSGPLPPEANSLSVKAQAIPRSIPYDAPRWINTEHPVLLKSLVPNLDALTANGIYHDGIHVDFRAAPDLFMWDGETIPIHIGYRFPIEDWIDENSSQLNVSINNIFLYNLPVNKKGLIESLWRAVGGDTRQESYTLRLAPYLIYGDNQLEFYFAINPKAGTPCNLLNNNNIKSRIEPDSYIDLSHTHHFTLLPNLSYFVGASFPFTRLADFSQTLVLLPEKPSKTEVRTLLGLAARAGNSTGKPVIHVKVKLGVSANEKDISLFADNDILVVSTLDHADFSQTLLTATSFGLENGVLSVKEPSTLEKLADYLTGVWFRQQVEADRYLSSTDNWRGFLSFRSGWNPQKVVVLATATGDDQLASIHGDLKLSTVNAGVRGDLAIITNENGVRSFSVGEQFPRGELPWYQMVIWYASQHIVILALLALLISVIIGVSMFGLLKRRAAIRLGKDPEE, translated from the coding sequence ATGAAAGGGATATTGAGCAAGATATTGCCGTCATTGTGGTTTACAGGTGTGGTGGCCGCGTGCTCTCTGGCATTTTTTCCCATCAATGGGCTTGCTGTAGACACTAATCGTATCGCGGGCCAGGAACAGCAAACTGAAGATGCAGCCACCGCGGGAGATTTCCCTTTATTACCTCGGCCGAACAGTGATGACTCAACCGCTGGGGCAGTGGCTCCTGCGGTTGATAATTACCCGCAAATCGCCAGCGCCCCTGAAAACCGCCCTTTGTATGATTCAACTCTACCGACACCCGTAGTTGATAACACGGTAGTGGTGACCCGCCCGGCCTCATACAACGCGATAGTGAATACCACGATTACCATTAAAGATATGGGGCAGCCCAATGGGTTGCTGTTAAGTGGCGGTCAATTGCAATCAGGCATTGTCTTCACGTTACCCAATGATTTGGTGATTACCAATGCAAAACTATCTCTGGCGCTAAAATTATCATCAGAGCTGGCTGGTAAGAATTACAGCTTACAGTTAATGCTGAACGGGCAGCCGTTAGGGACATTGCCACTAACGCCGTCAAGTGAAAACAGCGCGATATACCAAGTTGATGTCCCTGCGGCGATGGTGGTCGCGACCAATAATCTGAGTATGAGTATTACTGGTGACAACACGGTATTGCAGTGTGAAACAGATCAATTGAATAAATTTTGGGTCAGTATTTTACCGACCTCAAGTATTCAATTAGAAGGGCAACAACTGAATATTGGTAAGAATTTGGGACTATTCCCCCGGCCATTCTTTGATGCTATGCAGATGAAAGAGACCAAAGTGGTTATGGCATTCCCGGCTAATATTCGTGCTGATGTGATTGGTGCTGCCGCCGGTGTTGCTTCATGGTTTGGTTATCAGGCTAATTACCGTGATATTGATTTCCCGGTACAATTTGATTCACTACCCGAAGGTAATGGTATTTTATTTGGTAAGCCGGGTGAGCATATCGGTGATTTTGTGTTACCGCAAAGCACCGGCCCAAGTCTGCAATTGATTGATAACCCGCACAATCCGGTGGCTAAATTACTCTTGGTTATTGGCAATAATGAGGAGGAGTTGCGTCAGGCTGCATGGCGTTTAACTTCCGGGCCATTACCGCCAGAGGCGAATAGCCTAAGTGTTAAAGCGCAAGCTATCCCGCGTAGCATTCCCTATGACGCTCCACGCTGGATTAATACTGAACATCCCGTATTACTTAAATCTTTAGTGCCAAATCTCGATGCTTTGACTGCTAATGGTATTTATCATGACGGTATTCATGTTGATTTCCGGGCGGCACCCGATCTATTTATGTGGGATGGAGAAACTATACCCATCCATATCGGCTACCGTTTCCCGATTGAAGACTGGATTGATGAAAATAGCTCCCAACTTAACGTATCGATTAACAATATTTTCTTGTATAACCTGCCGGTAAATAAGAAGGGGTTGATTGAGTCCCTGTGGCGGGCGGTTGGTGGCGATACTCGTCAGGAGAGTTATACCCTGCGTTTGGCTCCTTATCTGATTTATGGTGATAACCAGTTAGAGTTCTATTTCGCGATTAATCCGAAAGCCGGAACCCCCTGTAATCTACTAAACAACAATAATATTAAGAGCCGTATCGAACCTGATTCTTATATTGACTTGAGTCACACCCATCACTTTACCCTGTTGCCTAATCTTTCGTATTTTGTCGGCGCATCCTTCCCTTTCACCCGCTTGGCTGATTTCTCACAAACCTTGGTATTATTGCCCGAAAAACCAAGCAAAACAGAAGTTCGTACATTACTTGGTCTTGCGGCTCGTGCCGGTAATTCAACCGGAAAGCCAGTTATCCACGTCAAGGTGAAGCTGGGCGTGTCCGCAAATGAAAAAGATATTTCACTGTTTGCTGATAACGATATTTTGGTGGTGTCGACATTAGACCATGCTGATTTCAGCCAAACACTATTAACCGCGACATCATTTGGCCTGGAAAATGGTGTGCTATCAGTGAAAGAACCGTCGACGTTAGAAAAGTTGGCGGATTACCTCACTGGGGTTTGGTTCCGCCAGCAAGTTGAGGCCGATCGCTACCTTTCATCGACCGATAACTGGCGCGGCTTCCTGAGTTTCCGTTCTGGTTGGAATCCGCAGAAAGTCGTGGTGCTGGCAACCGCAACAGGTGATGATCAATTAGCGAGTATTCACGGCGATTTGAAGTTATCGACGGTTAATGCCGGCGTGCGTGGCGATCTGGCAATTATTACCAATGAAAATGGTGTGCGCAGTTTTAGTGTTGGGGAGCAATTCCCTCGTGGTGAGCTGCCTTGGTATCAAATGGTTATCTGGTATGCCAGTCAGCATATCGTGATTTTGGCGTTACTTGCTTTACTGATCTCAGTCATCATTGGTGTGAGCATGTTTGGGTTATTAAAACGCCGTGCAGCAATACGCTTAGGCAAAGATCCTGAAGAATGA